Genomic segment of Arctopsyche grandis isolate Sample6627 chromosome 3, ASM5162203v2, whole genome shotgun sequence:
ctacgaagctcaacctcttcgtacatacaataaccattgtaacaattgaacaaaaacaaaCGATCCTCTTACGAAACACAAACGGTTTTTTCTTAGaccgggacacggtcaacacatctgtCCCGCGTACTAAAAGCTCCTGTCCAGTGGTGCTCAAAATGGACTGGAGCGCAGGGGAACGCcgctttattttatgaaatccaGAAATATAGCGCTACCTCTCGTGAAAAATCCAATATTTCTGTACCCTGTAGGCGgagtacgatgtgttgaccgtatcccggcctaacgaaacactgttgtgtggttcaaagatggggtcaccaatgtaggcggggtagcgatgtgttgacagcgctgttggatgatcagaaggttgcgtagatcacgtcggggtcaccaatgtaggcggggtacgatgtgttgaccgtatcccggcctaacgaaacactgttgtgtggttcaaagatggggtcaccaatgtaggcggggtagcgatgtgttgacagcgctgttggatgatcagaaggttgcgtagatcacgtcggagtagtaccaatgtaggcgggttacatgtgtgttgaccgtatcccggcctaacgaaacactgttgtgctagttttataaagttttattgtttgcctatggttgtacaaaggtatggtatttgtgggcaaaagtatgtcgttcagcggtctctggatatggtagagtgtcgctggctcagcattcagctatgtacggaaggtctctggatacggcagtgtgttgctggctcgtccggctggttgatcttccaagtccgcgtagtgtagtggtggctggtcaggagctgtatgttgactggtctgctgctgtgtgtcgacgcttgctgctgtgggtcgactcttgctgctgtgggtcgactggcgttgtttgggttgtacctccttttatagtgtttttggaatgcttggtggaagtggttattgacgcgtacgagaggaattttgttttcgtcgaggcgtcgaattttctggaatgcttgatggaagtggttattgacgcgtacgagaggaattttgttttcgtcgaggcgtcgaattttctggaatgcttggcgcctttccgctcgatgtattttaatggtggcggcgtgtttcgaccgttttggttccactcgactggtaggggcgttccgcctgagtttaatataatgactgcaggtgcatgtcgtctgggtttcgggaatgtagtttgttgttgcggaatattctcgaaggtttcgatgacgatgacgacgacgagattcctacaacccttttgtaaattttaaaatcgccCAGTCTTTCAGAGGAGAAAACTTGAATTTAGCAAACATCAGTAATGATTAATTTGAGAAACCGTGACTCAACACACAAAAAATATGTCAATCTATTAtgaatgcatattatatattctatacatataaacatacgaaaacttttgaagatactcttcttcgagcAGTGGCCCATCatgagggctggacaccagcgccttgtccatactaatgtattacacttctcccttcctcaattatggcactatggaggatgaacgaatgagacgactggcatgttaatgcacgtgtttattatatgacagctaaaggcagagtgagtagtggctctccaaacccagccgagttggttcccactcgcaggaaggcaaccaaactcgaccatgtcgtataagcgagccgccacagcactagaaaaatatttttttaatatgctatgggtATCCACCATAGgtatgtttctgtggttttatttttttcgattagttattttttataggagctaggaaccgccaaacatctataaaatcgcctcttttttacacccacgaaaagagtccagcgtgcttatttaacgattgatttttaaaaaaatactagcacacaaacatagaaaatatatttctcataccgatgatgaagtattttttttaattggtccagtttcagaggaataaactggagaatacgaagcctcgattttgtcgatttaaaatacgtattatctggtcgaagcgcaactgctgcattcactcaatatatatgtatatttatatatattgtcgcattcactcaatatatatgtatatttatatatattgtcgcattcactcaatatatatatcgtagaaaggaacggcaacaaaattaagatttcgggtatacagccctcttaagctcaTATTCATCACCAGCCTTTCACAaacattcgaaaaaaaattctcCTAGGGTGCatgcttttttttcattgaacatattgaataaataagtaccaaaatggttcggtgatcattggtcactaagcgctcccccaaaagtcactaaaatctctataacagaacatctggcagccgaaaagtccatcatactaacgataactatcatactaacgaaaactcaagTGCCAAATATCCCGCAATATCcgcggttttcatagcaaaaattgtctatGTGGCCAcggcaatgtgactaataatccaattaccaccaAAATATCATTTTACACTTTTGGTATATGGCTGTAAACTGCGTTAAATTTAGACGAAATCTGTACCACAATATTTTGACAGTTTCTGTTATCAATTGACGTTTGCATATGACTTGTTGGAATAAGCGATCTTTACTATGGAATGTAGACTTTGTCTCTGTTCTTCTCCGGTCGAGTCTTCTGTCTCCATCCACGAGTATCCTCATCCACTAGTTCAGTGCATTTTGACCAGCTGTCAGCTACAAGTTGGTTACAGATCCTTTAACAACTAAATCGCCATCTCACGAGACtcattaatactatttttttataggtTGATAAATATGATTTGCTGCCTCATACGATATGTCTTTTATGTACaaccaatctggaattgttaAGGGATTTTAGAAACATTTGTATTCAGAGTGAAAAAACACAGAAATTAAGGCTGGCTGAGAGTTTAGATATCAAGATAGAAGAAATTTTATTGGATGATTTAATTTGGCAGGATGACATTGGGATTaattcaatatcaaatatttgtcaACAAGTCGTCGACAATGAGATTAATAAATCAGAGTCAAGAAATTCGAGTCAAGTATCTTTAGAAGACCATGTAAAGccaaaagaaaatgaaaattcacAAGTATTTACTTCGCAATATGCTAAATGTAACAAAGGTATGCCTATAATTGTGTAATCGTCGTTTTCTTTTGCAGATACTTGGAGGAAAATCCACGCAGGAGAACCCATACAAATGTGACCCTTGTTCCAAAACGTTCAGATATAGATCTTACTATGTGCGACATGTGAAGTATCATACTAAGGACtcgcacaaatgtgaaatttgtttaaaatcattcactttcAAATGCACCCTCGTGGAACACATGAATTCTCACAACGGGATAAAACAGCCACAGTGCGAAATTTGCTTCAAATCTTTCAAGTACAAATCTTCCCTTATGAAACATTCGAAGactcacactggggaaaagaGTTTCATATGCGATATTTGTTCGAAGTCTTTCACTCTGAAGGATATCCTCGTGGGTCATATGAAATCTCACACTGGGGCGAAATTACACAAATGCGAAATGTGCTTTAAATCGTTCACTGCTAAGCCTACCCTCGTGGAGCACATGAATTCCCACAATGGGAtaaaaccataccaatgtgaagtctgtttgatttcattcacctaTAGGTCTGTCCTCAGGAGACATATAAAAACTCACACCGAGGAGACAACTCAAATGAGTCAAAGTTGATGTTAACTGATTCtgaactacgtatgtatgtttgtgcgtATATCTAAACAAAACAGTCCTGTATTGAAATGTCTCTAACATCTTCTTATATCATTGGAAGCAGTCTacgattttattacataacAAAGAAAAAGgaattttatatgtttatgtatatttttccatgtgCGCAATTCTCTGTGTTCGTTTTTTTCGGACACACCACGACTCCTAGACAAGGACAACTGCACACGACCTCGTATCCAACTGATAAACTGGCGTACCAACACCTAACGCCAGCGAGCTCAGCCTGCTCACTCCTCCGGAGCCGAAGATCTGCCTCCTTCaccgtacatacaaacacacctgTATTAACTGagcaataaagatcctcttcaaacaCACAAGTGTTTCTATAGGCCGGGACACGGTCAACTTACCACCTTCCCTGCcttaaattttaatagattCTGAACTATCTATGTGCGCAATTCTCTGTGTTCGTTTTTTTCGGATAAACCACAACTCCTAGACAAGGATAACTGCAAACGACCTCGTATCCAACTGATAAACTGGCGTACCAACACCTAACGCCAGCGAGCTCAGCCTGCTCACTCCTCCGGAGCCGAAGATCTGCCTCCTTCaccgtacatacaaacacacctgTATTAACTGagcaataaagatcctcttcaaacaCACAAGTGTTTCTATAGGCCGGGACACGGTCAACTTACCACCTTCCCTGCcttaaattttaatagattCTGAACTATGTCTGTACATATCTAAACTTAACGTTATTTCACAACTTGTTCTTATATTATCGTAAGCATTTCGCAAAAAGCGATCACttaaacatctggcacccaaaaactccatcaatcaagAGTAACCCACgccaaatattgtactaacgagaccACGAGTGCCGTGATCGAGATCTTGGTGACTTGTGCGAGAATGCTTTTCTGCAGAATAATACGTTTACCTtaaccagacatataagcataatataaatacatactacatatatatataagaaaatgagCAAGacatttatgttataaataattttttgacatCACATGCCAATAGTGGtgacagtgggtaggatggtttttgctaatttgatggaggaaccgcatcaacaatgaaatcagataaattggcaaactgataggaaacaatcgacttggagtcacacatatccaaagtctgaccagcaacattaaagattgtattcagaataaattcttttcaatcaatttcagctcacgggatcgaacctccGATATTCGATACAATCACCGATAGTAGTATCCATGCTGCTGGCTGCCTCATCTAGACAATGCGGCCAGTCATGGCGATTCATTCGCTCCTAATATATggaaacatttatttttctcaCCCGTCCCTTTACCAGGATCATACTGTGCGAATTAGTCGCTCTTGATATCTCAACTTGAGACCAAAAGCGACCAAGAATCCGGTCAGTACATGACGATTCAGTCACTGTGTAGTCGCTGGCGACTAATCGCCAAAAGTGGATCCCCTCAATACAACGCTATACATTTTTTGGTGTCGCACTGGTTCCTCAAGCAATAAAATCATCAAGACCAGTGAGTTGCACGGTGCagcatgctccatacaactgcatacatttgatctggtcgcgcaactagtcagCCGACCAAATCGCCCTGTGGCATTTCTTATTATAaggcttttatatgtttcaTTTCCAAAATTAGGTGGATTCGCCGCAATTTTTAGATGTAATTTTAATAACGATTTCAGACATGCAATCAAtgagaaaaaagaaaatggttgatacattttattcaaaaaaaatttccaaaactagcatattatatttgaattcgaattgcaaataggtttttgagctcttttttttcctgaaaatgatcagtagatcagtagctattaaactaTGCTGTTGAACTTCATAAGATGTATATAATGCAAATGATGCATCTATTAATTATTGAGATAGATCTGATTCTTCTCTGGCAGTTCTTcattaatgtgcgcgagcagaatacgggaggaaaagccggttcctcttgttcctgttgtatcctgctcgcgcaaattaagtgagtatgtacgtttaacatgcaccattttttttgatctttcgattttcgatctttgccttccgatatttgtgttttctgtaatttaacattctgtctcgtcacgtagaccctgtATAGGTATACACGTTCGATGTTTCCCTCAGGTATATCAATAAGATGGTTTctaacatgtatttttttatttgatgcgTGGTTACCGATCTATCCTCCAGAGCCGAGCTAAAATTTAGTCATCGACTCCGGAGGGTAGGTTGTcattattgaaacatttttcttCTCTCTGTGTCTCAGGGGATGCTGATTCAGTTACATTTTGGGTATCCGAACCTGCGTCCCTGATTTTAAAGGTCTCTTTATGGCTATTAAAATTTTCCATGGATATATCTGGACCACCTATTTTTCATCCAATAAGCAAGGAATGTGGAATAATATCTGATGAAATAAACAATACTCACCAGAAAAAAAACTTCCACCCTacaccctaaaattggtcacgagaaaactggttgaccgattttagggtgtgaccagttttctcgtgaccagttttagtgtgacggatgatcacgtgtgaccgatctagagcgaccggttgtcctgtgactggttcacatatgactagtagtccgtttaccaaagAATTAGTACTCATATACAGTGAGAGGTGTATATGTATGCTAAATCTCATATGGGTTACGGAATATGCTGCACGAGTGGCATATTCCCGCAACCTATATGAGATTTAGCATACGTATACACTTCTCACTCTTGCACATATTGAGAGAGTGAGATGCATTACATTTGACATGCCAACGGTCAAATTGAATCGGGCATTTCACTCTCTGTGCGTGTCATTTTTGCTGTCATTTTCATCGACCTCAACATGGCCAACTTTCCTGACAAATATAGGTATAAGGTGGATTCGATCTCAGACGATGGTTTGTCGATGAAGCTCTTTGCTGAAATCCACGACATTGACAATTGTGTCGAGTGGGTTTCTTTGTATGGCCAACTGACGAACACGAGGTGGATTGTATCCAATACGAGAGACGATGGCGGAAAATACGTTTGCAGGCAAGTTCCTATCACCTATATCTATACAAATGTTAGTGTTACTTAGTTATGcctttttttgaagaaaaaatgttttttttacagaaaacatTATAAATGCCAATTCAgccgtaaaaataaaaagttgaaaacaaGAAATTTTGACTGTTTAGCGTCTATTAACATTATAGTGAAATATACGAATACACGGACTAGATATCTTTACCAAAACGTGAAGGTAAAAAATCACAGTGTTTAatacttttatttcaaaaaaattaattaatattaatttgacttttttgtttattatataggAAAATTTGCCTGCCATAATAACCATTAATTTACAACATTCCCATGATACTGAGAGTGCCGAAGTTCTTACTTCGCTAGCTCCGTCTTCCGATACATTTGATAGATTTCAGTGCTATTTTCACAGCAAAATGGGTGTGGCGGCAGCAATTCGAGAGCATGCTGCGTTTCTTAAAGAGGAATATGGAGATGTtgataaaataatgattaatGGGACATTCAACCCCAAAAAAAGGAAGGTCGCCCATTGGTATGAAACGTGGAAGAAAAAACATTCGAGCGATACAACTGCAGTATTACCGTTGGGCGACAAGGCTGATACTACCGAGTTTTATAATGCATTTGAAAACCATTCTAATTCAGAACAGCTTTCATTTTCATCTTCAACCAGCATTCAACAGCCTTCATTTTCATCTTCCACTACCGTTCAACAGTCTTCATCTACCACTACTGTTCAACAGCCTTCGTCTCCATCTTCCACTACCAATCAACA
This window contains:
- the LOC143909658 gene encoding uncharacterized protein LOC143909658, with protein sequence MECRLCLCSSPVESSVSIHEYPHPLVQCILTSCQLQVDKYDLLPHTICLLCTTNLELLRDFRNICIQSEKTQKLRLAESLDIKIEEILLDDLIWQDDIGINSISNICQQVVDNEINKSESRNSSQVSLEDHVKPKENENSQILGGKSTQENPYKCDPCSKTFRYRSYYVRHVKYHTKDSHKCEICLKSFTFKCTLVEHMNSHNGIKQPQCEICFKSFKYKSSLMKHSKTHTGEKSFICDICSKSFTLKDILVGHMKSHTGAKLHKCEMCFKSFTAKPTLVEHMNSHNGIKPYQCEVCLISFTYRSVLRRHIKTHTEETTQMSQS
- the LOC143909601 gene encoding uncharacterized protein LOC143909601, with the translated sequence MANFPDKYRYKVDSISDDGLSMKLFAEIHDIDNCVEWVSLYGQLTNTRWIVSNTRDDGGKYVCRKHYKCQFSRKNKKLKTRNFDCLASINIIVKYTNTRTRYLYQNVKENLPAIITINLQHSHDTESAEVLTSLAPSSDTFDRFQCYFHSKMGVAAAIREHAAFLKEEYGDVDKIMINGTFNPKKRKVAHWYETWKKKHSSDTTAVLPLGDKADTTEFYNAFENHSNSEQLSFSSSTSIQQPSFSSSTTVQQSSSTTTVQQPSSPSSTTNQHPSSTYVTTIQQPLNSSVRIEQLPSTSECIHDITAHVQDDQEILNSDLDTVDTLIKNLPIYHFKKFISEIEKCKNPSDYIAMVDWLSKRKLAKKHYRAPINVQPTAVARRRSGVTRGNKRFISRIGGCSKEKKTVKFG